In one Nocardioides sp. NBC_00368 genomic region, the following are encoded:
- a CDS encoding flavoprotein produces the protein MAIVGVIACAAAGVEQLCDELVTPLRVAGHQVPVTLTPTAFSWLSANGEAERIEAATGFPVRGPSRLPWEPRTHPAQLDVIVVAPATFNSTAKIALGLADNQALTVVTESLATVPVVLFPLINAAHAEHPAWASHMAALRAAGVHLIEGPDLWPLHPPRQMPADQALPWQAIFDAAQRAARHRRPPGLSRGW, from the coding sequence GTGGCCATCGTCGGAGTCATCGCCTGCGCCGCAGCCGGTGTGGAGCAGCTCTGCGACGAGCTGGTCACCCCGTTGCGTGTCGCCGGTCACCAGGTGCCGGTGACCCTGACGCCGACGGCGTTCAGCTGGCTCAGCGCGAACGGGGAGGCCGAGCGCATCGAGGCCGCCACCGGCTTCCCTGTTCGCGGGCCGAGCCGTCTCCCGTGGGAGCCACGCACCCACCCGGCCCAGCTCGACGTCATCGTCGTGGCGCCGGCGACCTTCAACAGCACCGCCAAGATCGCCCTCGGCCTTGCCGACAATCAGGCCCTGACGGTCGTCACCGAGAGCCTTGCGACCGTCCCCGTCGTGCTCTTCCCGCTCATCAACGCCGCCCACGCGGAGCATCCCGCCTGGGCCTCCCACATGGCCGCGCTCCGCGCCGCCGGCGTACACCTCATCGAGGGTCCCGACCTCTGGCCCCTCCACCCTCCCCGTCAGATGCCCGCGGACCAGGCCCTGCCGTGGCAGGCGATCTTCGATGCCGCTCAGCGGGCGGCACGTCATCGGCGGCCGCCGGGGCTCAGTCGGGGATGGTGA
- a CDS encoding DUF6069 family protein produces the protein MVMNRPPSPRLRPAVDTGRLWAGGAAAAVVAALLAVAGIVIARGIFDVPILAPEGDGVWGDASTWWYATWAAIAGLLATAVAHVLAVTTPQPQTFFGWIVGLATVIAALWPFTSEAGLDTKLVTMLINLVIGIAIGSLVSAVARSASVPDIR, from the coding sequence ATGGTGATGAACCGACCGCCCTCCCCACGACTGCGGCCCGCCGTCGACACCGGCCGGCTCTGGGCGGGGGGCGCCGCCGCTGCAGTCGTGGCCGCCCTGCTCGCGGTGGCCGGCATCGTGATCGCCCGAGGCATCTTCGACGTTCCCATCCTCGCGCCCGAGGGCGACGGGGTCTGGGGAGACGCCTCGACGTGGTGGTATGCCACCTGGGCCGCGATCGCCGGGCTGCTGGCCACAGCTGTCGCACATGTGTTGGCGGTGACAACGCCGCAGCCGCAGACCTTCTTCGGATGGATCGTCGGCCTGGCCACCGTCATCGCGGCGCTGTGGCCGTTCACGTCCGAGGCGGGTCTGGACACCAAGCTCGTCACGATGCTGATCAACCTGGTGATCGGGATCGCCATCGGCTCCCTGGTTTCGGCCGTGGCTCGGAGCGCAAGCGTCCCGGATATCCGATGA
- a CDS encoding DUF1269 domain-containing protein, protein MASLTAWVYDRIMGAADAEVWLTDLQDRGALTVHDAITLTWFPGAEEPQIGHLRHRTAGAAAKGSLLGGLLGILVLNPVAGAVVGAASAAAVQRLRQAGIGDQVLADVTEHLGPGKSALVVLSSDGDPDAVTAAMKHGDPTLVYAELDDELAEDLEEIFRTETAEPTDDGD, encoded by the coding sequence ATGGCGAGCCTGACCGCATGGGTCTACGACCGGATCATGGGCGCCGCAGACGCCGAGGTCTGGCTCACCGACCTGCAGGATCGTGGGGCGCTCACCGTGCACGACGCGATCACGCTCACCTGGTTCCCTGGTGCGGAGGAGCCGCAGATCGGCCACCTCCGCCACCGTACGGCCGGTGCCGCAGCCAAGGGCTCGCTGCTCGGTGGCCTTCTCGGGATCCTCGTGCTCAATCCGGTCGCGGGCGCCGTTGTAGGGGCGGCATCCGCGGCTGCGGTTCAACGGCTGAGGCAGGCCGGCATCGGCGACCAGGTCCTCGCCGATGTCACTGAGCACCTCGGGCCGGGCAAGTCCGCACTCGTGGTGCTGAGCAGCGACGGTGACCCGGATGCCGTCACCGCGGCGATGAAGCACGGTGACCCCACGCTCGTCTACGCCGAGCTGGACGACGAGCTCGCCGAGGACCTCGAGGAGATCTTCCGCACCGAGACCGCAGAGCCGACTGACGACGGAGACTGA
- a CDS encoding helix-turn-helix transcriptional regulator, with translation MSTPAIAPEAPYDGSRIAQTLASFRAASGLDLAFGGPVRGDGTAIDITATCGAKGVSLRGLRVVNGEGLGGKTLQTRQPGSVDHYYTARGITHLYDTAVAQEQIQTVAALPILVDRSPRMLIYLASRSRLGLGGVWFDGLRPLIRTLEREILIDDEVRNRLSRLAPTPAPASSSVEAAAAAKRDLAERREMAAELTDLAGQVMDPEVRSRLEAMVLRLTAVPGERRPAQLVPAVRLAAREIDVLRQVALGNSNREAAEALGIVESTVKSYLKSATRKLNANNRVHAVRMAREAGLID, from the coding sequence ATGAGCACCCCCGCGATCGCCCCTGAGGCGCCGTACGACGGGTCCCGGATCGCCCAGACGCTGGCCTCCTTCCGGGCCGCGTCGGGGCTGGACCTCGCCTTCGGAGGTCCGGTCCGCGGCGACGGCACAGCCATCGACATCACCGCGACCTGCGGCGCGAAGGGCGTCTCCCTGCGCGGCCTGCGGGTCGTCAACGGGGAGGGCTTGGGCGGGAAGACCCTGCAGACCCGCCAGCCCGGCTCCGTCGACCACTACTACACGGCGCGAGGGATCACCCATCTCTACGACACCGCGGTGGCGCAGGAGCAGATCCAGACCGTCGCGGCCCTGCCGATCCTGGTCGACCGGAGCCCACGGATGCTCATCTACCTCGCCTCCCGGTCGCGACTCGGACTCGGCGGCGTCTGGTTCGACGGGCTGCGCCCGCTGATCCGCACCCTCGAGCGCGAGATCCTGATCGACGACGAGGTCCGCAACCGGCTCTCCCGGCTGGCCCCTACGCCGGCTCCTGCCTCGAGCTCGGTCGAGGCCGCGGCTGCGGCGAAGCGCGACCTCGCCGAACGCCGGGAGATGGCCGCCGAGCTCACCGATCTGGCCGGCCAGGTGATGGACCCCGAGGTACGCAGCCGCCTGGAGGCCATGGTGCTGCGTCTCACCGCCGTGCCGGGGGAGAGGCGCCCGGCCCAGCTGGTCCCTGCCGTGCGCCTGGCCGCGCGCGAGATCGACGTCCTGCGCCAGGTGGCGCTCGGGAACAGCAACCGGGAGGCCGCCGAGGCCCTCGGCATCGTCGAGAGCACCGTGAAGTCCTACCTCAAGAGCGCGACCCGCAAGCTCAACGCCAACAACCGGGTCCACGCCGTCCGGATGGCCCGCGAGGCCGGCCTGATCGACTGA
- a CDS encoding helix-turn-helix domain-containing protein, translated as MTHGDSGGVSERWRTALADAFSGLQAERLPPGQQVLPGPLAGAIEHASLGRVDAFRVGGTPQVVRRTRRSLADVPDEPFKVCIQRRGRSVVRQGGTELVLRPGDIAIYDTSRPYELRFDEAWECLAMTLPRRALAAPGPAVERSMAHGWTSTDGRTGVLGHLLGSAVRQVPQAGGATHLGEAAIQLLSSLVGGEDLVDPGEALRTRVIAHLEAHASDPDLSHDAVAAAHGLSPRSLHRLFEGQPLSAMAHLREFRLLAIRDALVDPAHASRSTATIASRWGFPDPSHFARTFRSRFGVTPGALRKGSLTSV; from the coding sequence ATGACGCATGGGGACTCGGGCGGAGTGTCGGAGAGGTGGCGTACCGCGCTCGCGGACGCCTTCTCAGGACTGCAGGCGGAGCGGTTGCCACCCGGGCAGCAGGTGCTGCCCGGCCCGTTGGCCGGGGCGATCGAGCACGCGAGCCTGGGTCGCGTCGACGCGTTCCGGGTCGGCGGCACCCCGCAGGTCGTACGCCGCACCCGCCGCTCCCTCGCCGACGTACCCGACGAGCCGTTCAAGGTGTGCATCCAGCGCCGGGGCCGGTCCGTCGTACGGCAGGGCGGCACCGAGCTCGTCCTGAGGCCGGGGGACATCGCGATCTACGACACCAGCCGCCCCTACGAGCTGCGTTTCGACGAAGCGTGGGAGTGTCTCGCGATGACGCTCCCGCGCCGCGCGCTTGCGGCACCCGGTCCCGCGGTCGAGCGGTCGATGGCGCACGGCTGGACCTCGACCGACGGCCGAACCGGCGTACTCGGGCATCTGCTGGGGAGCGCCGTGCGTCAGGTTCCGCAGGCCGGGGGAGCGACACATCTGGGCGAGGCGGCGATCCAGCTGCTCTCGAGCCTGGTCGGCGGTGAGGATCTGGTCGACCCGGGAGAGGCGCTCCGGACCCGAGTCATCGCCCACCTGGAGGCCCACGCCTCCGATCCGGATCTGAGCCATGACGCGGTGGCGGCCGCCCACGGGCTCTCGCCCCGGAGCCTCCACCGGCTCTTCGAGGGCCAGCCGCTCTCGGCGATGGCGCATCTGCGGGAGTTCCGTCTGCTGGCGATCCGGGACGCTCTGGTCGACCCGGCCCATGCCTCGCGATCGACCGCGACGATAGCGAGTCGCTGGGGATTTCCCGACCCGTCGCACTTCGCCCGCACCTTCCGGTCCCGGTTCGGAGTCACGCCGGGCGCGCTCCGTAAAGGCTCCCTGACCTCGGTGTGA
- a CDS encoding LuxR C-terminal-related transcriptional regulator has product MLAADWATRAAARGEPVAWLSLQEQDDKPYEFWSALIESLLRAGLPGRTEQLDGLTPPPQGTEPRFVAKIVDSLLIAGVRWIVLDDVHLLHDDQVLHGLEVLLAELPPEVGLVMACRSEPSLPLHRLRLDGELTDVRDKDLAFTDEEALELFASGGLSMTPDAISHLVGVTEGWAAALRMAVVAATAGDADPAEVVSSFDGDVRTVIEYVLAEVVHRLDPELAEFLYATCAPQHLSIDLAAHLSGRPDAGTLLDRLCAANALVSQSGDSTWYRYHALLRTCLLAALSRRDVEAPARQHRATAVWLAAHGEPAAALRHAEFAGDMDLLDDLIVGVGLQMVLSGRGDVVRAAIASRDASVADHRVTIIAALAALDANDLAAADDALGAVPTGDPPLEPTYAAMHAAAVVQRALAGGDVIAALQDSAILDVAKTGDGDVNLVLLAQRGPARMRTGDYLGAIDDLEQALVLARSRHYDQVVLETMSQLSGMTSAMCDFHAALDWSDQAIAFATQHGWRDSPRLAPSYLVAAWTAFLTGQGQAQLEYAELGMRALEGVSDAEVGLGIRGMHALATFEATTGPERAAAVEAFRRIWQLEAAQHVSPAATSAATPQEVRMALATGNESWAREIAARVRDQMPGSAECTIPDAQILAASGRTRDALTALEPVLDGTCPAHAPTTLVYAQVLAASLESAVGNDVRAFDALRKALEWAVPNNFRRPFIDLWPHLERLVSANRSRFGPAEDFVAALLAYHDEPEERPIRLIGTLLSAREIDVLHDLPSRLTIPEIAAAEGVSENTVKTHVRSIYQKLGVNTRSAAVREARERGLI; this is encoded by the coding sequence ATGCTCGCGGCCGATTGGGCCACCCGCGCCGCTGCCCGCGGAGAACCGGTGGCCTGGTTGTCCCTGCAGGAGCAGGACGACAAGCCTTACGAGTTCTGGTCCGCGTTGATCGAGTCCCTCCTGCGGGCCGGGCTGCCAGGGAGGACCGAGCAGCTCGACGGCCTGACCCCACCCCCGCAGGGGACCGAACCGAGGTTCGTCGCGAAGATCGTCGACTCGCTCTTGATCGCCGGTGTGCGCTGGATCGTGCTGGACGACGTACATCTGCTCCATGACGACCAGGTGCTGCATGGGCTCGAGGTCCTCCTTGCCGAGTTGCCGCCCGAGGTGGGGCTGGTGATGGCGTGCCGGTCCGAGCCGTCGCTCCCGCTTCATCGGCTGCGGCTCGACGGGGAGCTTACGGACGTACGCGACAAGGACCTCGCCTTCACCGATGAGGAGGCGCTGGAGCTGTTCGCGTCCGGCGGCCTATCGATGACGCCGGACGCGATCTCCCATCTCGTCGGCGTGACCGAGGGTTGGGCCGCCGCGCTCCGGATGGCGGTGGTCGCGGCCACCGCCGGCGATGCCGACCCCGCCGAGGTCGTCTCGTCTTTCGACGGCGATGTCCGCACAGTGATCGAGTACGTCTTGGCAGAGGTCGTCCACCGGCTCGACCCGGAGCTGGCCGAGTTCCTCTATGCGACCTGTGCGCCCCAGCACCTCTCGATCGACCTTGCTGCCCACCTGTCGGGCAGGCCCGACGCCGGCACTCTGCTCGACCGGCTGTGCGCGGCGAACGCGCTCGTCAGCCAGTCGGGCGACTCGACGTGGTACCGCTACCACGCCCTGCTGCGGACCTGCTTGCTCGCTGCTCTGTCCCGGCGCGACGTCGAGGCACCGGCACGCCAGCATCGGGCCACCGCTGTCTGGCTCGCAGCCCACGGCGAACCCGCGGCCGCGCTCCGGCATGCGGAGTTCGCCGGGGACATGGACCTGCTCGACGACCTGATCGTCGGAGTAGGGCTCCAGATGGTGCTGTCCGGACGCGGCGATGTCGTGCGCGCAGCCATCGCGTCCCGCGATGCGTCCGTCGCCGACCATCGGGTCACGATCATTGCCGCCCTGGCAGCACTCGATGCCAACGACCTCGCCGCTGCCGACGACGCTCTGGGCGCGGTGCCGACCGGTGATCCGCCGCTCGAACCGACGTACGCCGCGATGCACGCCGCGGCCGTCGTCCAGCGTGCCCTCGCCGGAGGCGACGTCATCGCTGCCCTGCAGGACAGCGCGATCCTCGATGTCGCCAAGACGGGAGACGGCGACGTCAACCTGGTCCTGCTCGCCCAGCGCGGGCCCGCTCGGATGCGCACCGGCGACTACCTCGGAGCCATCGACGACCTCGAGCAGGCACTCGTGCTGGCCCGCAGTCGTCACTACGACCAGGTCGTGCTCGAGACCATGTCGCAGCTGTCCGGGATGACCAGCGCGATGTGTGACTTCCACGCCGCCCTCGACTGGTCCGACCAGGCCATCGCGTTCGCCACCCAGCACGGATGGCGGGACTCGCCGAGGCTCGCCCCCTCCTACCTGGTGGCCGCATGGACCGCATTCCTGACCGGACAAGGCCAGGCACAGCTGGAGTACGCCGAGCTCGGCATGCGAGCGCTGGAGGGGGTGAGCGACGCCGAGGTCGGGCTCGGCATACGCGGCATGCACGCCCTGGCGACCTTCGAGGCCACGACCGGCCCGGAGCGCGCCGCTGCTGTCGAGGCCTTCCGGCGGATCTGGCAGCTCGAGGCCGCCCAGCACGTCTCTCCTGCGGCGACCAGTGCCGCCACGCCTCAAGAGGTCAGGATGGCCCTCGCCACCGGCAACGAGAGCTGGGCGCGGGAGATCGCGGCCCGCGTGCGCGACCAGATGCCGGGAAGCGCCGAGTGCACGATCCCGGACGCGCAGATCCTCGCCGCATCCGGGCGGACGCGCGACGCGCTGACCGCGCTCGAGCCGGTGCTCGACGGCACCTGCCCGGCGCATGCACCGACGACCCTCGTCTACGCGCAGGTGCTGGCCGCTTCCCTGGAGTCGGCGGTGGGCAACGACGTCCGTGCCTTCGACGCGCTCAGGAAGGCTCTCGAGTGGGCGGTCCCCAACAACTTCCGCCGGCCGTTCATCGACCTGTGGCCGCATCTGGAGCGGCTGGTCTCGGCGAACCGCTCACGGTTCGGGCCCGCCGAGGACTTCGTCGCGGCACTGCTCGCCTACCACGACGAGCCGGAGGAGCGCCCCATCCGGCTCATCGGCACGCTGTTGAGCGCCCGCGAGATCGACGTGCTCCATGACCTCCCCTCGCGGCTCACGATCCCAGAGATCGCGGCCGCCGAAGGGGTCAGCGAGAACACCGTGAAGACGCACGTACGCTCGATCTACCAGAAGCTCGGCGTGAACACACGGTCAGCGGCGGTGCGTGAAGCACGCGAGCGGGGACTGATCTGA
- a CDS encoding AI-2E family transporter yields MSPRTQNRVEPATSWSPPFRVLAVLLGSAAVVILVAGLQAANGILGPLFLAMVLTIVVHPARNWLARRLPSGVATALSIIVVVLGVVGLGVCVLLAVARFGTLLGAYGDAAKEHVQDLTHWLTEIGIGADEVRAIVGSFDPSNLLSLVSGALDGMFGLLSTMVFILALCLFMAIDATALPRQLASIGSRRPGLVGALSSFAVGTRRYLLVSTVFGLIVAALDTLALYLLDVPAPLVWGLLAFLTNYIPNIGFVIGLLPPAILALLDADVTLMLAVIAVYCFLNVVIQSVIQPKIVGEAVGLSATLTFLSLIFWSWIMGPIGAVMAVPFTLFVRAVFVEADPAKRWLMPLIAGSAPVELLGDRDDLDDVDAEGAQ; encoded by the coding sequence GTGAGCCCCAGGACACAGAACCGGGTAGAGCCGGCCACGAGCTGGTCACCGCCGTTCCGGGTCCTGGCGGTCCTGCTGGGATCGGCCGCGGTGGTGATCCTCGTAGCCGGGCTCCAGGCAGCCAATGGCATCCTCGGACCGCTGTTCCTCGCGATGGTGCTGACCATTGTCGTCCATCCCGCGCGGAACTGGCTGGCGCGGCGACTCCCGTCCGGCGTCGCCACTGCTCTCTCCATCATCGTGGTCGTCCTCGGGGTCGTAGGCCTCGGGGTGTGCGTGCTGCTGGCGGTGGCCCGATTCGGCACCCTGCTGGGCGCTTACGGCGATGCGGCCAAGGAGCATGTCCAGGACCTGACCCACTGGCTCACCGAGATCGGCATCGGCGCGGACGAGGTGCGTGCGATCGTCGGCTCGTTCGACCCCTCGAATCTGCTGTCCCTGGTCTCGGGTGCTCTCGACGGCATGTTCGGACTGCTGTCCACCATGGTCTTCATCCTGGCGCTGTGCCTGTTCATGGCCATCGACGCGACGGCTCTGCCCCGGCAGCTCGCCTCGATCGGTAGCCGCCGCCCAGGCCTCGTAGGTGCCTTGTCCTCGTTCGCGGTCGGAACTCGTCGCTACCTGCTGGTCTCGACGGTCTTCGGCCTGATCGTCGCCGCCCTCGACACGCTTGCCCTCTATCTGTTGGACGTACCGGCGCCGTTGGTGTGGGGCCTGCTTGCGTTCCTCACCAACTACATCCCGAACATCGGTTTCGTGATCGGTCTGCTACCACCGGCGATCCTCGCGCTGCTGGATGCGGACGTCACGCTGATGCTGGCGGTCATCGCTGTGTACTGCTTCCTGAACGTGGTCATCCAGTCGGTGATCCAGCCAAAGATCGTCGGTGAGGCGGTGGGGCTCTCGGCGACGCTGACGTTCCTGTCCCTGATCTTCTGGTCGTGGATCATGGGCCCGATCGGTGCTGTGATGGCAGTACCGTTCACCCTTTTCGTGCGAGCGGTCTTCGTGGAGGCCGACCCGGCCAAGCGCTGGCTGATGCCGCTCATCGCGGGAAGTGCCCCGGTGGAGCTACTCGGGGATCGTGACGACCTCGATGACGTCGACGCCGAGGGTGCTCAGTAG
- a CDS encoding molybdopterin cofactor-binding domain-containing protein, protein MSTHPETSSGLSVSGLADHEIGRRRFVGYLLAAATVTGAAQLGIGLGTPAAAVVPGVPQPADLYDLNDLLTDAARPTANLIQVVVEKDGTASFELPRAEVGQGITTSIAMLIAEELDLPLSKVNVTLSKARPELIWNQMTGGSNTIHAMYTPVRVAAAIARGALLDAAAIALAQPHDTLSVYEGVISAPGGASISYGELATSAAALVTKVVDVDLKPKSDFAVIGTPRRRKDALDAVTGKKQFAMDLDVPDALPAMVCRAPEHNGTVRSVRNKAAVEAMPGVTHVVTIPTGVAVRAGTFGQCINAVRALDVEWNPGTVSGRSDADVLEELRGIQRPMLVPDVEELLGTVTDVVGVTGGLTGGLTAADVKTHDTDFVFYTRSGSPLETNCAVADVRADKAAIWAGSKTPIVAAESIALELGLPPTAVTFNVVESGGSFGRKLFWDAALEAALVSQKCQAPVRLMWHRADEPRQGRNHPMATSRVRAVWAGDNILSVEQQHTCTATDYRHGFGEILTSSAISLPAGVSNLGVSETIFVTSQQVPYDFGVTTQGLMETTSKAINSGAVRNVYSPDVRTALELTIDQVAKKMRLNPVEFRLKYAKEDRLRRVIKQVAAAGNWGRSMPAGTAQGIAVHQEYKGYSACLVEIDCRPETVGRKVYNAVTGPRVTKVTFAIDCGEVINPKGVEAQMQGGIMDGIALALTASTHLEDGHYLEASWDNYFYTRQWNTPPDVRVFVMDPVTDIPGGAGEAGVAASFAAVACAYARATGTTPTSFPINHHDPISFEVKSFVPPVPASPTDGLSYTY, encoded by the coding sequence TTGTCAACACATCCCGAGACGTCATCAGGCCTGTCGGTATCGGGCCTTGCCGACCACGAGATCGGCCGCCGCCGTTTTGTCGGCTACCTCCTGGCCGCAGCGACCGTCACCGGCGCGGCCCAGCTCGGCATCGGCCTCGGCACCCCGGCGGCGGCGGTCGTGCCCGGGGTCCCGCAGCCGGCCGATCTCTACGATCTCAACGACCTGCTGACCGATGCCGCTCGCCCCACGGCGAACCTGATCCAGGTCGTCGTCGAGAAGGACGGCACCGCGTCGTTCGAGCTGCCCCGCGCGGAGGTCGGCCAGGGCATCACCACCTCGATCGCGATGCTGATCGCCGAGGAGCTCGATCTGCCGCTCAGCAAGGTGAACGTGACCTTGTCGAAGGCGCGGCCCGAGCTGATCTGGAACCAGATGACCGGCGGCTCCAACACGATCCATGCGATGTACACGCCCGTACGCGTGGCCGCCGCCATCGCCCGCGGCGCGCTGCTCGACGCCGCGGCGATCGCGCTCGCCCAGCCTCACGACACCCTCTCCGTCTACGAAGGCGTGATCTCCGCCCCCGGGGGCGCCTCGATCTCCTACGGCGAGCTGGCCACCTCGGCGGCGGCCCTGGTGACGAAGGTCGTCGACGTCGACCTCAAGCCGAAGTCCGACTTCGCGGTGATCGGCACCCCGCGGCGCCGCAAGGACGCCCTGGACGCGGTCACCGGGAAGAAGCAGTTCGCGATGGACCTCGACGTGCCCGACGCACTGCCCGCGATGGTCTGCCGCGCCCCCGAGCACAACGGCACGGTGCGCTCCGTCCGCAACAAGGCGGCCGTCGAGGCGATGCCGGGCGTGACCCACGTCGTCACGATCCCGACCGGGGTGGCCGTACGCGCCGGCACCTTCGGTCAGTGCATCAACGCCGTCCGTGCCCTCGACGTCGAGTGGAACCCCGGCACCGTGAGCGGCAGGTCGGACGCCGACGTCCTCGAGGAGCTGCGCGGCATCCAGCGCCCGATGCTGGTGCCGGACGTCGAGGAGCTCCTCGGCACGGTGACCGACGTGGTCGGCGTCACCGGCGGGCTGACCGGCGGTTTGACCGCGGCCGACGTCAAGACGCACGACACCGACTTCGTCTTCTACACCCGCAGCGGCTCGCCGCTGGAGACCAACTGTGCCGTGGCCGACGTCCGCGCCGACAAGGCGGCGATCTGGGCCGGCTCGAAGACGCCGATCGTGGCCGCTGAGAGCATCGCGCTCGAGCTCGGTCTTCCGCCGACGGCCGTGACGTTCAACGTGGTCGAGTCCGGCGGTTCCTTCGGCCGCAAGCTCTTCTGGGACGCCGCCCTGGAGGCGGCCCTGGTCTCGCAGAAGTGCCAGGCGCCGGTCCGGCTGATGTGGCATCGCGCCGACGAGCCCCGCCAGGGCCGCAACCACCCGATGGCGACGTCGCGGGTGCGTGCGGTCTGGGCGGGGGACAACATCCTCTCCGTCGAGCAGCAGCACACCTGCACCGCCACCGACTACCGCCACGGCTTCGGCGAGATCCTGACCTCGTCCGCCATCTCTCTCCCCGCCGGGGTGAGCAACCTGGGCGTCTCGGAGACCATCTTCGTGACCTCGCAGCAGGTGCCCTACGACTTCGGCGTCACCACTCAGGGCCTCATGGAGACGACCAGCAAGGCGATCAACTCCGGCGCCGTGCGCAACGTCTACTCGCCCGACGTCCGCACGGCCCTCGAGCTGACGATCGACCAGGTCGCCAAGAAGATGCGGCTGAACCCGGTCGAGTTCCGGCTCAAGTACGCCAAGGAGGACCGCCTGCGCCGCGTCATCAAGCAGGTGGCCGCGGCCGGAAACTGGGGCAGGTCGATGCCCGCCGGCACGGCCCAGGGCATCGCGGTCCACCAGGAGTACAAGGGCTACTCCGCCTGCCTGGTCGAGATCGACTGCCGCCCCGAGACCGTCGGCCGGAAGGTCTACAACGCCGTCACCGGCCCCCGGGTCACCAAGGTCACCTTCGCCATCGACTGCGGCGAGGTGATCAACCCCAAGGGCGTCGAGGCGCAGATGCAGGGCGGGATCATGGACGGCATCGCGCTCGCGCTGACCGCCAGCACTCATCTGGAGGACGGCCACTACCTCGAGGCCAGCTGGGACAACTACTTCTACACCCGCCAGTGGAACACCCCGCCCGACGTACGCGTCTTCGTCATGGACCCGGTCACCGACATCCCCGGCGGTGCGGGGGAGGCCGGGGTCGCGGCCTCGTTCGCGGCGGTGGCCTGCGCCTACGCCCGGGCGACGGGCACCACGCCGACCTCCTTCCCGATCAACCACCACGACCCGATCTCGTTCGAGGTGAAGTCGTTCGTCCCGCCCGTGCCCGCCTCGCCGACCGACGGCCTCAGCTACACCTACTGA
- a CDS encoding (2Fe-2S)-binding protein, with protein sequence MPNYTFKLNGEKVTVDVEDSERLLWVLRDVLGVRGPKYGCGINVCKACTSHINGKAFNPCATPISALDEDDEVTTIEGLADTVPGDGLHPMQEAWLDADVAQCGYCQPGQIMAAVATVNKAHAEGRSVTDADIDEIRNICRCGTYVRIREAIKAGAGKIG encoded by the coding sequence ATGCCCAACTACACCTTCAAGCTCAACGGGGAGAAGGTCACGGTCGACGTCGAGGACAGCGAGCGCCTGCTGTGGGTCCTGCGTGACGTGCTCGGCGTGCGTGGCCCCAAGTACGGCTGCGGGATCAACGTGTGCAAGGCCTGTACGTCGCACATCAACGGCAAGGCGTTCAACCCCTGCGCCACCCCGATCAGCGCCCTCGACGAGGACGACGAGGTGACCACGATCGAGGGCCTGGCCGACACCGTCCCCGGCGACGGCCTGCACCCGATGCAGGAGGCCTGGCTCGACGCCGACGTCGCCCAGTGCGGCTACTGCCAGCCCGGCCAGATCATGGCCGCGGTCGCGACGGTCAACAAGGCCCACGCCGAGGGTCGTTCGGTCACCGACGCCGACATCGACGAGATCCGCAACATCTGCCGCTGCGGCACCTACGTCCGGATCCGGGAGGCGATCAAGGCCGGCGCGGGCAAGATTGGCTGA
- a CDS encoding YhjD/YihY/BrkB family envelope integrity protein — MNVAALRGRVDTLVAHIPLLRNLGTEIIRIEFVDRSMLIAAQSLLAMVPMLVVLAAFLPHLIGTALEQVSQVTGFGDEAVRQVAGEVDLDQVRSETGAVGLAITIVSATSFGRAVQRMFERVWEREHVGGLRGAGRCFLWVGTWLGCLGVVNAVVNLLTDPGDALRPLLQIVGASAVWWGSSWVLLFGRVRGWLLLPGAVLTGLVQVLYGLGSAWFMPAYVESNAEQFGMLGVILALSTWLIGFGGIIVGGALLGRLLVEDPVIVRTVLRARTVLTRSR; from the coding sequence GTGAACGTGGCTGCTCTGCGGGGTCGGGTGGACACCTTGGTCGCCCACATACCTCTGCTGCGGAACCTCGGCACAGAGATCATCCGGATCGAGTTCGTCGACCGCAGCATGCTGATCGCCGCCCAGTCGCTCTTGGCCATGGTGCCCATGCTGGTCGTCCTCGCGGCGTTCCTGCCCCACCTCATCGGGACGGCGCTGGAACAGGTCTCACAGGTCACCGGTTTCGGCGACGAGGCCGTCCGCCAGGTGGCCGGGGAGGTCGACCTGGACCAGGTACGTTCCGAGACCGGCGCCGTCGGCCTGGCTATCACGATCGTGTCGGCGACGTCCTTCGGTCGCGCCGTACAGCGGATGTTCGAGCGGGTCTGGGAGCGGGAGCATGTCGGAGGCCTGCGGGGCGCCGGTCGGTGCTTTCTCTGGGTGGGCACGTGGCTGGGGTGTCTCGGTGTGGTCAACGCAGTCGTCAACCTGCTCACCGACCCAGGGGACGCACTCCGACCCTTGCTCCAGATCGTGGGAGCGAGCGCCGTGTGGTGGGGGAGCAGCTGGGTGCTGCTGTTCGGGCGCGTCCGAGGGTGGCTGCTGCTCCCGGGGGCGGTGCTGACCGGCCTTGTGCAGGTCCTCTACGGCCTGGGATCGGCATGGTTCATGCCTGCCTACGTCGAGTCGAACGCCGAGCAGTTCGGCATGTTGGGTGTGATCCTCGCGCTCTCGACCTGGCTGATCGGCTTCGGCGGCATCATCGTCGGCGGCGCGCTGCTCGGCCGGCTGCTCGTCGAGGACCCGGTCATCGTCCGGACCGTGCTACGGGCGCGCACGGTTCTCACCCGGAGCAGGTGA